Proteins encoded within one genomic window of Ranitomeya variabilis isolate aRanVar5 chromosome 4, aRanVar5.hap1, whole genome shotgun sequence:
- the LOC143767270 gene encoding uncharacterized protein LOC143767270 produces the protein MDMDRAMMAEKILHLTLEILFRLTGEDYTVVKMTSSERCQALVSEGWGRPLSPIMEPPPHPLIHEDINDQKIQELAYKMIELLTGEVPIRYQDVAVYFSMEEWEYLEEHKDLYKDVMMEVPQPLTSPDLSSKRTTPERCPRPLLPQDCKLEDPNVPLDHQYLFQGEDLTHINTTETYVRGDEWCKEESPTYEYPEDCIRSEQQLTSSIFKSDDLEIPQDTIEVNAITPDIPSSLPSKDLSSDPLKQVLSSDSLPTTKEYQIHKISIKKPVASKAKKPFSHSEYGNSFLFEKSFLKHQKIHTAKNTFFCSKCGKCFNQKSDLDSHKRSHTEVKPFSCSECGTYCKHKCILVIHQRTHTGEKPFSCSECGKCFIQKSDLVKHQRIHTGEKPFSCSECGKCFNQKSNFLKHQRIHTGEKPFSCSECGKCFSQKSDFVTHQRNHTGEKPFSCTECGKCFNQKSGLFKHQRTHTGEKPFSCSECGKCFTDTSNLIAHQRTHTGENPFSCSECGKCFNHKSNFVKHQRIHTREKPFSCSECGKCFVKKSSLLSHQRIHTGEKPFSCS, from the exons atggatatggacagagccaTGATGGCGGAGAAGATATTACAcctaaccctagagatcctcttccggcttactggagag gattacacagtagtgaagatgacctctagtgagcgctgtcaggcccttgtgtctgagggatggggaagacccctgagcccaatcatggagCCTCCACCTCACCcgttgatacatgaggacatcaatgaccagaagatccaagaactcgcctacaagatgattgagctgctgactggagag gttcctataagataTCAGGATGTCGCCGTGTATTTCTCCATGgaagagtgggagtatttagaagagcacaaagatctgtacaaggacgtcatgatggaggttccccagcccctcacatctccag atctatccagtaagaggacaacaccagagagatgtccccgtcctcttctcccacaggactgtaaactggaagatcccaatgttcctctggatcatcag tatttatttcagggtgaagatctgacccatattaatactacagagacatatgtgaggggtgatgagtggtgtaaagaggagagtcCTACATATgaatacccag AAGACTGTATCAGATCAGAGCAACAGCTGACATCTTccatttttaaatcagatgatctagagatcccacaggatacaattgaagtgaatgccattactccagatataccatcttcCCTtcccagcaaagatctgtcatctgatcctttgaaacaggtcctctcttctgattcattaccgactactaaggaataTCAAATTCATAAAATCAGCATTAAAAAACCTGTTGCTTCTAaagcaaagaagccattttcacattcagaatatggaaatagttttctcTTTGAAAAatcttttcttaaacatcaaaaaattcacacagcgaagaatacatttttttgttccaagtgtgggaaatgttttaaccagaaatcagatcttgATAGTCACAAGAGAAGTCACACAGaggtgaagcctttttcatgttcagaatgtggaacgtATTGTAAACATAAATGtattcttgttatacaccaaagaactcacacaggcgagaagcctttttcatgttcagaatgtgggaagtgttttatccagaaatcagatttggttaagcaccagagaattcacacaggggagaagcctttttcctgttcagaatgtgggaaatgttttaaccagaaatcaaattttcttaagcaccagagaattcacactggggagaagcctttttcatgttcagaatgtgggaaatgttttagccagaaatcagattttgttacgCACCaaagaaatcacacaggggagaagcctttttcatgtacagaatgtgggaaatgttttaaccagaaatcaggtttgtttaagcaccagagaactcacacaggggagaaacctttttcctgttcagaatgtgggaaatgttttacagatacatCTAATCTTatcgcacatcagagaactcacacaggggagaatcctttttcatgttcagaatgtgggaaatgttttaaccataaatcaaattttgttaagcaccagagaattcacactagggagaagcctttttcctgttcagaatgtggaaaatgttttgtgaagaaatcatctcttcttagtcaccaaagaattcacactggggagaagcctttttcatgttcttaa